The proteins below are encoded in one region of Apostichopus japonicus isolate 1M-3 chromosome 22, ASM3797524v1, whole genome shotgun sequence:
- the LOC139963843 gene encoding coiled-coil domain-containing protein 180-like isoform X1, whose protein sequence is MSETQAAVRVVPSGQIYRQLFDAQAQLIKTLDKTEKRLLQKEPISQNVPIVHEGRETMGKSLLTDRPIKWLESQPNDGKTENPVSLRHSLEKALKESREPTSTLAAREVRSLADTVDVDKQGSDIIERISESRRLRHEAAVEDLHQDLTLLANELEPQISGTGVELLKKLADNDAVIEDILGLVASDEALQNYTLRELEDLWSEVEQQSTIRREWIREMSQTLNDIEMERQNSIKHLVKTYAKNLEQIAFLMAPDVQRLIERESQIINQTLLSNQRAYADLLARLMKTDIERDKNHRTHWEGRVEDWKRLNTEIVIQKFTEFMDDSSITDPPIIKVILTELYHEQQTINQRRINLFNALRSMKPPSSTKSAVYRWNKELASICQEIERLHTHFLSRLHKEYERICKECLDQVETCRVELLQTGVCSDERVQEVVEGFFLPQLGERQKVFENHLDTMDKSLENLAETTAHKLRSLFKYAQGAAHLWDVHEINLAKRERELQEKLEECRHNHDNVNQQMEANLDIVLDRLRQESSKESLQKSLEKAVDLLDSIKESYDHFHIDQQNIVQAYPDSVQTEVLRYDAAVCKFYEVDRIHPSERQKQGKGTVGDKKDENNKTKQKKVKRRTPQPHTSPHPGDHDGPNRPPSVHSTGSSTIQMKHKWKTAYRRSVNVSVTGRESSLSSVPSPVPMAVKEVLSTSKGTTFYVLTVAGEQGLAEGDSERTGDAAFMTEGQETGEDEVADYIKNVIIPESLFQDLRKVLRIEFLNHLEDWTQQAKMSANSVVAAKLEELNSELDLRLHLHNPRCQRIEKDIHNVRGAELLLHQDRVTQHSKGVSTALNEIKTGFTSMQQEHEVLVEKFQKQVDLMEGSFETATKSATLLSLSQQVSTKVESHMEVIRVSLRKFRQYLDQTLQMLRESNARFIKSFKLFSDGGNFSPEEVDTHKKKLEKLANKIDSAEGFVMADLEGMETRRLEQATEIANKFEDRFKNHLFDLTFIEKLTRWLTNTQVKIKGEVAESNSKAQDLMRHLNTLERRVDACKQPNLDKEQITSDQLLASLPSIFTAFEGRATVLNCRKAASKHHAVTLAKVGFSTEGKGQTVQGQAPVVIISTGQKSKVPVEDSAVLLIKNILVSQKVPSSSDCDDSDKQIVSGNRTGTNPASLLIEDSRAKAIVRTPGRTSEKERRPLVKRSTSLSLDSNPTKRSGSGMIRKKDTNLKFDPKYYIFGEKLERDKHFMAVVKRILQDSLDGLLSTADLYYKQKGSRHVTRPQAIHDSFETSADVIVSKLQSYYNQAEEYHNQCLQEFREQLEQLEMLVAEVPPLVIDDVLKAHLKRLQERLSEQARQFYNKYGQLEKQRSQHKGLLKPSLGHPQNIATLKALCDREEDRRQEYEKGVHGNVKELNRVAVLLGEEWIQALSCVTEDLLKSMDAQIVVDDVEVGRVDPQKLQTSALLRRKRAGLSLTPDEGAPLIQRGSRVWQGFARDTLVVGERPSRPLLTSAITTRSTTLAHQSGIDARDSAFNKYLNEFDTQIADIDRKKQEQISADKRWSESWQESVDRVKKLY, encoded by the exons GAACTTGAGCCCCAGATAAGTGGAACAGGAGTTGAACTCTTAAAGAAATTAGCTGACAATGATGCAG TTATTGAAGATATCCTTGGACTGGTTGCTTCTGATGAG gCTCTGCAAAATTACACTCTCAGAGAACTGGAGGACCTGTGGTCTGAAGTGGAGCAGCAGTCGACTATCCGAAGAGAGTGGATTAGAGAAATGAGTCAGACATTAAATGATATTGAGATGGAAAGACAAAATAGT ATCAAGCATCTGGTGAAGACTTACGCCAAGAACCTGGAGCAGATTGCCTTCCTGATGGCCCCAGATGTCCAGAGATTGATCGAAAGGGAATCCCAGATAATCAATCAAACATTGCTGAGTAATCAAAGGGCATACGCCGATCTCCTTGCGAGGTTGATGAAGACCGACATCGAACGTGATAAGAACCACCGTACCCACTGGGAGGGCCGAGTCGAAGATTGGAAGAGATTAAACACGGAGATCGTCATTCAAAAGTTTAC TGAGTTTATGGATGATTCATCCATTACTGATCCTCCCATCATCAAAGTTATTTTGACAGAGTTGTATCACGAACAACAGACCATAAATCAAAGGAGGATTAATCTCTTCAATGCTCTCAG GTCGATGAAGCCACCTAGTTCCACCAAGTCAGCTGTTTACAGGTGGAACAAGGAACTAGCTTCCATCTGTCAAGAAATTGAGAGACTTCACACTCACTTCTTGTCAAGGCTACACAAAGAGTATGAAAGGATATGTAAAGAATGCTTGGATCAAGTCGAAACTTGCAGG GTTGAGCTACTTCAGACCGGGGTCTGTAGTGATGAAAGAGTTCAGGAGGTCGTTGAAGGGTTTTTCTTGCCCCAGCTTGGAGAGAGACAGAAAGTCTTTGAGAACCACCTTGATACCATGGAT AAATCGTTGGAAAATCTGGCCGAGACAACAGCTCATAAGTTAAGGTCCCTCTTCAAGTATGCTCAGGGTGCAGCCCATCTGTGGGACGTACACGAAATCAACTTGGCCAAGAGAGAAAGAGAGTTGCAGGAGAAACTCGAGGAATGCAGGCATAATCACGACAATGTTAATCAG CAAATGGAAGCCAACCTTGACATTGTTCTAGATAGGCTGAGGCAAGAGAGCAGCAAAGAATCACTTCAAAAATCGTTAGAAAAAGCTGTGGATTTACTGGACAGCATCAAGGAAAG CTATGACCATTTTCACATCGATCAGCAGAATATCGTCCAAGCGTACCCAGACAGTGTACAGACTGAAGTCTTGCGTTACGATGCAGCGGTCTGTAAATTCTATGAAGTCGATCGCATACATCCCTCC GAGCGACAAAAGCAAGGTAAAGGGACAGTCGGTGACAAGAAGGACgagaacaacaaaacaaaacagaagaaagtTAAAAGGAGAACACCCCAACCACACACATCTCCCCACCCCGGGGATCATGATGGGCCCAACAGACCACCCAGCGTACATTCAACCGGATCT AGCACCATTCAAATGAAGCATAAATGGAAGACTGCTTACCGCAGA AGTGTTAATGTGAGTGTGACAGGCCGAGAGTCCTCCCTCTCCTCCGTCCCTAGTCCTGTACCTATGGCAGTCAAGGAGGTCCTGTCTACCTCTAAGGGTACTACCTTCTATGTGCTGACTGTAGCAGGGGAACAGGGCTTAGCAGAAGGGGACTCTGAGAGGACTGGCGATGCGGCATTCATGACCGAGGGTCAGGAGACGGGGGAGGATGAGGTAGCAGACTACATCAAGAATGTCATCATTCCAGAGTCTTTGTTTCAGGACCTTAGAAAAGT ATTGCGCATTGAGTTCTTGAATCATTTGGAAGATTGGACCCAACAGGCAAAAATGAGTGCAAACAGTGTTGTGGCAGCCAAG TTAGAGGAGCTGAATAGTGAGTTAGATCTAAGACTGCATCTTCATAATCCACGTTGCCAGCGGATAGAGAAGGACATCCACAATGTACGTGGGGCAGAGCTCCTTCTCCACCAGGACAGGGTCACACAGCACTCTAAGGGAGTGAGTACAGCCCTGAATGAAATCAAGACAGGCTTCACCTCCATGCAGCAGGAACATGAAGTCCTGGTAGAGAAATTCCAGAAACAGGTGGACCTCATGGAAGGCTCCTTTGAAACAGCTACAAAATCAGCAAC GCTCCTCTCACTATCACAGCAGGTCAGCACCAAGGTCGAGTCCCACATGGAAGTTATTCGAGTGTCTTTGAGGAAATTCAGACAGTACCTAGACCAGACACTCCAGATGCTGAGAGAGTCTAATGCCAGGTTTATCAAGTCATTTAA ATTGTTTTCCGATGGAGGTAACTTCTCCCCAGAGGAAGTTGACACCCATAAGAAGAAACTGGAGAAATTGGCCAATAAGATTGATTCTGCCGAGGGCTTTGTGATGGCCGACCTAGAGGGAATGGAAACCAGACGACTTGAACAGGCCACTGAGATTGCAAACAAATTTGAAGATAG GTTCAAGAATCACCTCTTTGACCTGACATTCATCGAGAAGTTAACGAGATGGTTGACCAACACTCAGGTTAAGATCAAGGGAGAGGTTGCAGAGAGTAACTCCAAGGCCCAGGATCTGATGCGGCACCTGAATACCCTGGAGAGGAGGGTGGATGCCTGCAAACAACCTAATCTAGATAAAGAG CAAATCACTTCAGATCAGTTGCTAGCATCCCTGCCTTCCATCTTCACTGCTTTCGAAGGTAGAGCAACTGTTCTAAATTGCCGTAAAGCAGCATCCAAGCACCACGCTGTAACACTCGCAAAAGTCGGTTTCAGTACAGAGGGCAAAGGTCAGACTGTGCAAGGTCAGGCACCTGTAGTCATTATCTCTACAGGACAGAAGAGTAAGGTCCCAGTGGAGGACTCTGCAGTGCTTCTGATCAAGAATATACTTGT ATCACAGAAGGTTCCTTCTTCTTCTGATTGCGATGACTCCGATAAGCAGATAGTGTCAGGGAACAGGACAGGCACTAATCCAGCATCTTTACTGATAGAAGATAGCAGAGCCAAGGCTATAGTGAGAACACCAGGAAGAACATCAGAGAAAGAGAGGAGACCGTTGGTGAAACGGAGCACCTCTCTCAGCCTAGACAGTAACCCCACCAAGAGGAGTGGGTCTGG TATGATCCGAAAGAAAGATACCAACTTAAAGTTTGATCCAAAGTATTATAtctttggtgagaaactggaaAGAGACAA ACACTTCATGGCTGTTGTTAAGAGGATTCTACAAGATTCTCTGGATGGACTTCTCTCTACTGCTGAT CTTTACTACAAGCAAAAGGGAAGCAGGCATGTGACTCGACCACAGGCGATTCACGACAGCTTTGAGACCTCTGCAGATGTGATAGTCAGTAAACTACAGTCTTATTACAACCAGGCTGAAGAGTATCATAACCAGTGCTTGCAAG AGTTCCGTGAGCAGTTAGAGCAGTTGGAGATGTTAGTCGCCGAGGTTCCGCCTCTAGTGATCGATGATGTACTCAAGGCTCACCTTAAAAGACTTCAGGAGAGACTCTCAGAGCAGGCTAGACAGTTCTACAACAAGTATGGCCAGCTGGAGAAACAGAGG TCACAGCATAAAGGTCTTCTGAAGCCTAGTTTAGGCCACCCCCAGAATATTGCCACCCTTAAAGCTCTGTGTGATCGAGAGGAGGATAGAAGACAGGAATATGAGAAGGGTGTTCATGGCAAcgtcaaagaattaaat AGAGTTGCAGTGCTGTTAGGTGAAGAGTGGATCCAAGCGCTATCCTGTGTAACCGAGGACCTACTTAAGAGTATGGATGCACAAATTGTCGTAGATGATGTTGAAGTCGGAC GAGTGGATCCCCAGAAATTACAGACCAGCGCTCTTCTCAGACGCAAGAGAGCGGGCCTCTCCTTGACCCCAGATGAAGGAGCACCATTAATTCAAAGGGGTAGTAGGGTTTGGCAAGGTTTTGCAAGGGACACCCTGGTGGTTGGTGAACGACCGTCCCGACCACTCCTGACGAGCGCAATCACCACGAGGTCTACCACTCTTGCACACCAATCAGGAATAGATGCAAGGGATAGTGCCTTCAAT AAATACCTGAATGAATTTGATACGCAAATAGCTGACATTGACAGGAAGAAGCAGGAGCAAATCAGTGCAGATAAACGGTGGTCGGAGAGTTGGCAAGAGTCTGTTGACCGAGTCAAGAAACTCTACTGA
- the LOC139963843 gene encoding coiled-coil domain-containing protein 180-like isoform X2: MSETQAAVRVVPSGQIYRQLFDAQAQLIKTLDKTEKRLLQKEPISQNVPIVHEGRETMGKSLLTDRPIKWLESQPNDGKTENPVSLRHSLEKALKESREPTSTLAAREVRSLADTVDVDKQGSDIIERISESRRLRHEAAVEDLHQDLTLLANELEPQISGTGVELLKKLADNDAVIEDILGLVASDEALQNYTLRELEDLWSEVEQQSTIRREWIREMSQTLNDIEMERQNSIKHLVKTYAKNLEQIAFLMAPDVQRLIERESQIINQTLLSNQRAYADLLARLMKTDIERDKNHRTHWEGRVEDWKRLNTEIVIQKFTEFMDDSSITDPPIIKVILTELYHEQQTINQRRINLFNALRSMKPPSSTKSAVYRWNKELASICQEIERLHTHFLSRLHKEYERICKECLDQVETCRVELLQTGVCSDERVQEVVEGFFLPQLGERQKVFENHLDTMDKSLENLAETTAHKLRSLFKYAQGAAHLWDVHEINLAKRERELQEKLEECRHNHDNVNQQMEANLDIVLDRLRQESSKESLQKSLEKAVDLLDSIKESYDHFHIDQQNIVQAYPDSVQTEVLRYDAAVCKFYEVDRIHPSERQKQGKGTVGDKKDENNKTKQKKVKRRTPQPHTSPHPGDHDGPNRPPSVHSTGSSVNVSVTGRESSLSSVPSPVPMAVKEVLSTSKGTTFYVLTVAGEQGLAEGDSERTGDAAFMTEGQETGEDEVADYIKNVIIPESLFQDLRKVLRIEFLNHLEDWTQQAKMSANSVVAAKLEELNSELDLRLHLHNPRCQRIEKDIHNVRGAELLLHQDRVTQHSKGVSTALNEIKTGFTSMQQEHEVLVEKFQKQVDLMEGSFETATKSATLLSLSQQVSTKVESHMEVIRVSLRKFRQYLDQTLQMLRESNARFIKSFKLFSDGGNFSPEEVDTHKKKLEKLANKIDSAEGFVMADLEGMETRRLEQATEIANKFEDRFKNHLFDLTFIEKLTRWLTNTQVKIKGEVAESNSKAQDLMRHLNTLERRVDACKQPNLDKEQITSDQLLASLPSIFTAFEGRATVLNCRKAASKHHAVTLAKVGFSTEGKGQTVQGQAPVVIISTGQKSKVPVEDSAVLLIKNILVSQKVPSSSDCDDSDKQIVSGNRTGTNPASLLIEDSRAKAIVRTPGRTSEKERRPLVKRSTSLSLDSNPTKRSGSGMIRKKDTNLKFDPKYYIFGEKLERDKHFMAVVKRILQDSLDGLLSTADLYYKQKGSRHVTRPQAIHDSFETSADVIVSKLQSYYNQAEEYHNQCLQEFREQLEQLEMLVAEVPPLVIDDVLKAHLKRLQERLSEQARQFYNKYGQLEKQRSQHKGLLKPSLGHPQNIATLKALCDREEDRRQEYEKGVHGNVKELNRVAVLLGEEWIQALSCVTEDLLKSMDAQIVVDDVEVGRVDPQKLQTSALLRRKRAGLSLTPDEGAPLIQRGSRVWQGFARDTLVVGERPSRPLLTSAITTRSTTLAHQSGIDARDSAFNKYLNEFDTQIADIDRKKQEQISADKRWSESWQESVDRVKKLY; this comes from the exons GAACTTGAGCCCCAGATAAGTGGAACAGGAGTTGAACTCTTAAAGAAATTAGCTGACAATGATGCAG TTATTGAAGATATCCTTGGACTGGTTGCTTCTGATGAG gCTCTGCAAAATTACACTCTCAGAGAACTGGAGGACCTGTGGTCTGAAGTGGAGCAGCAGTCGACTATCCGAAGAGAGTGGATTAGAGAAATGAGTCAGACATTAAATGATATTGAGATGGAAAGACAAAATAGT ATCAAGCATCTGGTGAAGACTTACGCCAAGAACCTGGAGCAGATTGCCTTCCTGATGGCCCCAGATGTCCAGAGATTGATCGAAAGGGAATCCCAGATAATCAATCAAACATTGCTGAGTAATCAAAGGGCATACGCCGATCTCCTTGCGAGGTTGATGAAGACCGACATCGAACGTGATAAGAACCACCGTACCCACTGGGAGGGCCGAGTCGAAGATTGGAAGAGATTAAACACGGAGATCGTCATTCAAAAGTTTAC TGAGTTTATGGATGATTCATCCATTACTGATCCTCCCATCATCAAAGTTATTTTGACAGAGTTGTATCACGAACAACAGACCATAAATCAAAGGAGGATTAATCTCTTCAATGCTCTCAG GTCGATGAAGCCACCTAGTTCCACCAAGTCAGCTGTTTACAGGTGGAACAAGGAACTAGCTTCCATCTGTCAAGAAATTGAGAGACTTCACACTCACTTCTTGTCAAGGCTACACAAAGAGTATGAAAGGATATGTAAAGAATGCTTGGATCAAGTCGAAACTTGCAGG GTTGAGCTACTTCAGACCGGGGTCTGTAGTGATGAAAGAGTTCAGGAGGTCGTTGAAGGGTTTTTCTTGCCCCAGCTTGGAGAGAGACAGAAAGTCTTTGAGAACCACCTTGATACCATGGAT AAATCGTTGGAAAATCTGGCCGAGACAACAGCTCATAAGTTAAGGTCCCTCTTCAAGTATGCTCAGGGTGCAGCCCATCTGTGGGACGTACACGAAATCAACTTGGCCAAGAGAGAAAGAGAGTTGCAGGAGAAACTCGAGGAATGCAGGCATAATCACGACAATGTTAATCAG CAAATGGAAGCCAACCTTGACATTGTTCTAGATAGGCTGAGGCAAGAGAGCAGCAAAGAATCACTTCAAAAATCGTTAGAAAAAGCTGTGGATTTACTGGACAGCATCAAGGAAAG CTATGACCATTTTCACATCGATCAGCAGAATATCGTCCAAGCGTACCCAGACAGTGTACAGACTGAAGTCTTGCGTTACGATGCAGCGGTCTGTAAATTCTATGAAGTCGATCGCATACATCCCTCC GAGCGACAAAAGCAAGGTAAAGGGACAGTCGGTGACAAGAAGGACgagaacaacaaaacaaaacagaagaaagtTAAAAGGAGAACACCCCAACCACACACATCTCCCCACCCCGGGGATCATGATGGGCCCAACAGACCACCCAGCGTACATTCAACCGGATCT AGTGTTAATGTGAGTGTGACAGGCCGAGAGTCCTCCCTCTCCTCCGTCCCTAGTCCTGTACCTATGGCAGTCAAGGAGGTCCTGTCTACCTCTAAGGGTACTACCTTCTATGTGCTGACTGTAGCAGGGGAACAGGGCTTAGCAGAAGGGGACTCTGAGAGGACTGGCGATGCGGCATTCATGACCGAGGGTCAGGAGACGGGGGAGGATGAGGTAGCAGACTACATCAAGAATGTCATCATTCCAGAGTCTTTGTTTCAGGACCTTAGAAAAGT ATTGCGCATTGAGTTCTTGAATCATTTGGAAGATTGGACCCAACAGGCAAAAATGAGTGCAAACAGTGTTGTGGCAGCCAAG TTAGAGGAGCTGAATAGTGAGTTAGATCTAAGACTGCATCTTCATAATCCACGTTGCCAGCGGATAGAGAAGGACATCCACAATGTACGTGGGGCAGAGCTCCTTCTCCACCAGGACAGGGTCACACAGCACTCTAAGGGAGTGAGTACAGCCCTGAATGAAATCAAGACAGGCTTCACCTCCATGCAGCAGGAACATGAAGTCCTGGTAGAGAAATTCCAGAAACAGGTGGACCTCATGGAAGGCTCCTTTGAAACAGCTACAAAATCAGCAAC GCTCCTCTCACTATCACAGCAGGTCAGCACCAAGGTCGAGTCCCACATGGAAGTTATTCGAGTGTCTTTGAGGAAATTCAGACAGTACCTAGACCAGACACTCCAGATGCTGAGAGAGTCTAATGCCAGGTTTATCAAGTCATTTAA ATTGTTTTCCGATGGAGGTAACTTCTCCCCAGAGGAAGTTGACACCCATAAGAAGAAACTGGAGAAATTGGCCAATAAGATTGATTCTGCCGAGGGCTTTGTGATGGCCGACCTAGAGGGAATGGAAACCAGACGACTTGAACAGGCCACTGAGATTGCAAACAAATTTGAAGATAG GTTCAAGAATCACCTCTTTGACCTGACATTCATCGAGAAGTTAACGAGATGGTTGACCAACACTCAGGTTAAGATCAAGGGAGAGGTTGCAGAGAGTAACTCCAAGGCCCAGGATCTGATGCGGCACCTGAATACCCTGGAGAGGAGGGTGGATGCCTGCAAACAACCTAATCTAGATAAAGAG CAAATCACTTCAGATCAGTTGCTAGCATCCCTGCCTTCCATCTTCACTGCTTTCGAAGGTAGAGCAACTGTTCTAAATTGCCGTAAAGCAGCATCCAAGCACCACGCTGTAACACTCGCAAAAGTCGGTTTCAGTACAGAGGGCAAAGGTCAGACTGTGCAAGGTCAGGCACCTGTAGTCATTATCTCTACAGGACAGAAGAGTAAGGTCCCAGTGGAGGACTCTGCAGTGCTTCTGATCAAGAATATACTTGT ATCACAGAAGGTTCCTTCTTCTTCTGATTGCGATGACTCCGATAAGCAGATAGTGTCAGGGAACAGGACAGGCACTAATCCAGCATCTTTACTGATAGAAGATAGCAGAGCCAAGGCTATAGTGAGAACACCAGGAAGAACATCAGAGAAAGAGAGGAGACCGTTGGTGAAACGGAGCACCTCTCTCAGCCTAGACAGTAACCCCACCAAGAGGAGTGGGTCTGG TATGATCCGAAAGAAAGATACCAACTTAAAGTTTGATCCAAAGTATTATAtctttggtgagaaactggaaAGAGACAA ACACTTCATGGCTGTTGTTAAGAGGATTCTACAAGATTCTCTGGATGGACTTCTCTCTACTGCTGAT CTTTACTACAAGCAAAAGGGAAGCAGGCATGTGACTCGACCACAGGCGATTCACGACAGCTTTGAGACCTCTGCAGATGTGATAGTCAGTAAACTACAGTCTTATTACAACCAGGCTGAAGAGTATCATAACCAGTGCTTGCAAG AGTTCCGTGAGCAGTTAGAGCAGTTGGAGATGTTAGTCGCCGAGGTTCCGCCTCTAGTGATCGATGATGTACTCAAGGCTCACCTTAAAAGACTTCAGGAGAGACTCTCAGAGCAGGCTAGACAGTTCTACAACAAGTATGGCCAGCTGGAGAAACAGAGG TCACAGCATAAAGGTCTTCTGAAGCCTAGTTTAGGCCACCCCCAGAATATTGCCACCCTTAAAGCTCTGTGTGATCGAGAGGAGGATAGAAGACAGGAATATGAGAAGGGTGTTCATGGCAAcgtcaaagaattaaat AGAGTTGCAGTGCTGTTAGGTGAAGAGTGGATCCAAGCGCTATCCTGTGTAACCGAGGACCTACTTAAGAGTATGGATGCACAAATTGTCGTAGATGATGTTGAAGTCGGAC GAGTGGATCCCCAGAAATTACAGACCAGCGCTCTTCTCAGACGCAAGAGAGCGGGCCTCTCCTTGACCCCAGATGAAGGAGCACCATTAATTCAAAGGGGTAGTAGGGTTTGGCAAGGTTTTGCAAGGGACACCCTGGTGGTTGGTGAACGACCGTCCCGACCACTCCTGACGAGCGCAATCACCACGAGGTCTACCACTCTTGCACACCAATCAGGAATAGATGCAAGGGATAGTGCCTTCAAT AAATACCTGAATGAATTTGATACGCAAATAGCTGACATTGACAGGAAGAAGCAGGAGCAAATCAGTGCAGATAAACGGTGGTCGGAGAGTTGGCAAGAGTCTGTTGACCGAGTCAAGAAACTCTACTGA